A single region of the Triticum dicoccoides isolate Atlit2015 ecotype Zavitan chromosome 2B, WEW_v2.0, whole genome shotgun sequence genome encodes:
- the LOC119361406 gene encoding LOW QUALITY PROTEIN: ubiquinol oxidase 4, chloroplastic/chromoplastic-like (The sequence of the model RefSeq protein was modified relative to this genomic sequence to represent the inferred CDS: substituted 2 bases at 2 genomic stop codons), giving the protein MKPSILRTPAAAPFAVFAPQDTVILILDILYRDRDYARFFVLETIARVPFFAFISVLHLYETFGWSTRADNIKVHFAESMNEFHHLLIMEALGGNSVWIDRFLARFSVSVHINSTHEVDVSFFVTVFLXWXSCSKLGYLCADHFSECVERHAYSTYDKFLKLNGEELKKLRAPEVAVNYYMNEDLYMFDEFQTSRAPNSRRPKVDNLYDVFVNVRDDEAEHCKTMKACQTHETLRSPHAVQSSIEADAE; this is encoded by the exons ATGAAACCCTCCATTCTCCGCACTCCCGCCGCCGCGCCGTTTGCTGTGTTCGCACCGCAGGATACTGTCATCCTGATACTGGATATTCTGTACCGCGACCGCGACTACGCCCGGTTCTTCGTGCTCGAGACCATCGCCAGGGTGCCCTTTTTCG CATTTATATCGGTGCTTCACTTGTACGAGACCTTTGGGTGGTCGACAAGAGCTGATAACATCAAAGTGCACTTTGCTGAAAGCATGAATGAGTTCCATCACCTCTTAATCATGGAG GCATTGGGTGGCAACTCTGTATGGATTGATCGCTTTCTTGCACGGTTTAGTGTGAGTGTACATATTAATTCTACTCATGAAGTAGATGTTTCTTTTTTTGTTACTGTGTTTTTGTGATGGTAAAGCTGCTCTAAACTCGGATATCTATGTGCAGACCACTTTTCAGAATGTGTTGAGAGGCATGCATACTCAACTTATGACAAGTTCCTTAAGCTCAATGGAG AGGAGTTGAAAAAACTACGAGCTCCAGAGGTGGCTGTAAACTATTACATGAATGAGGATCTCTACATGTTTG ATGAGTTTCAAACATCAAGAGCTCCAAATTCTAGGAGGCCTAAAGTTG ataacttgtaTGATGTATTCGTGAATGTACGGGATGATGAGGCGGAGCATTGCAAGACAATGAAGGCCTGTCAAACGCATGAAACCCTCCGTTCTCCTCACGCCGTGCAGAGCTCAATAGAAGCTGATGCAGAATga
- the LOC119361407 gene encoding exocyst complex component EXO70E2-like produces the protein MDMCYAEELLFSHITKLVCAFPHRATAVALFGKASITELLDVVDVIITVLETEKLRAVLDMFTCVCGVSHIFTPVLISPKHPSVLNELGGMLERQGNRLSEVISSTMEEVRKLVEEDDSWAIEIPRGGGEVHNNTRFIMDCIVSMSNAWTSMGSPALRCNFGNLDSLIYRTIGYLKGLLYTKSGSCSDQSLRYLFLLNNSYFIAHVFSQSSGSFNPLMSNLLTLKLAPASECRKYMDSYLDVSWGHVLSCIPKSRFPGPIHRWINTSSLVKFESAFHKTYQTQKLWKVPDPELRDALRMAITERVISGYRDYLEEHPELGKHVGCQSSSPEVLEGMLGELFEG, from the exons ATGGATATGTGTTATGCAGAGGAATTGCTTTTCAGTCA CATCACCAAGTTGGTATGTGCCTTCCCCCACCGGGCGACGGCGGTCGCGCTGTTTGGCAAAGCGAGCATCACCGAGTTGCTCGACGTCGTGGATGTCATCATCACCGTTCTCGAAACGGAGAAGCTACGCGCCGTGCTTGACATGTTTACCTGTGTCTGTGGTGTGTCGCACATATTTACGCCGGTCCTGATCTCTCCAAAACACCCAAGCGTTTTGAACGAGTTAGGCGGCATGTTAGAAAGGCAAGGAAACAGGCTAAGCGAGGTCATATCAAGCACGATGGAGGAGGTGAGGAAACTCGTGGAGGAAGATGACTCATGGGCTATCGAGATCCCACGAGGAGGAGGCGAGGTTCACAACAACACTCGGTTCATCATGGATTGCATAGTATCCATGTCGAATGCGTGGACTTCAATGGGAAGCCCTGCACTGAGATGCAATTTTGGAAACCTTGATAGCCTGATCTATCGCACAATCGGTTATCTCAAGGGTCTGCTTTACACAAAATCGGGGTCATGCTCGGATCAAAGCCTCCGGTATCTGTTTCTGCTCAATAATTCCTATTTCATAGCTCATGTGTTCTCTCAGTCATCAGGATCTTTCAATCCTCTGATGTCGAACCTCCTGACACTTAAATTGGCACCTGCATCTGAGTGTAGGAAGTACATGGATAGTTATCTCGATGTTTCATGGGGACATGTGCTCTCTTGCATACCAAAATCGAGATTTCCTGGACCCATCCATCGTTGGATCAACACCTCTTCACTGGTGAAATTCGAGTCAGCATTTCACAAAACGTACCAGACTCAGAAGTTGTGGAAGGTTCCGGACCCTGAGCTTAGAGATGCGCTGCGGATGGCTATTACCGAAAGAGTCATTTCAGGTTACCGTGACTACCTGGAGGAGCATCCGGAGCTAGGGAAACACGTTGGCTGCCAAAGCAGCAGTCCTGAAGTTTTGGAGGGGATGTTGGGAGAGCTATTTGAAGGATGA